The Rissa tridactyla isolate bRisTri1 chromosome 6, bRisTri1.patW.cur.20221130, whole genome shotgun sequence genome includes a region encoding these proteins:
- the CPN1 gene encoding carboxypeptidase N catalytic chain isoform X2: protein MAGWLRSLLGALLLLEVAAALSFLHHRYEEMVQALFHVQSQCPYVTRIYSIGRSVEGRHLYVLEFSDYPGIHEPLEPEFKYVGNMHGNEVLGRELLLQLSEFLCEEYRRGNERITRLIHDTRIHIMPSMNPDGYEVAAKQGPDSNGYLTGRNNANGVDLNRNFPDLNTFMYYSGEISGPNHHIPLPDNWKSQVEPETLAVIQWISSYNFVLSANLHGGAVVANYPYDKSQDQRFRSHRRTVNTPTPDDKLFQKLAKTYSYAHGWMHRGWNCGDYFADGITNGASWYSLSKGMQDFNYLYTNCFEITLELSCNKFPPEEDLERQWMANREALVAFIEEVIWGIISGCCCLALTLSQPLQRGTSPRQ, encoded by the exons ATGGCTGGGTGGCTGCGGTCCCTCCTgggagccctgctcctgctggaggTGGCGGCCGCCCTCAGCTTTCTCCACCATCGCTACGAGGAGATGGTGCAGGCCCTGTTCCACGTCCAGAGCCAGTGCCCCTACGTCACCCGCATCTACAGCATCGGCCGCAGCGTCGAGGGCCGACACCTCTACGTGCTGGAGTTCAGCGACTACCCCGGCATCCATGAGCCCC TGGAGCCGGAGTTCAAGTATGTCGGGAACATGCATGGCAACGAGGTGCTGGGCcgtgagctgctgctgcagctctctgAGTTCCTGTGTGAGGAGTACCGCCGGGGCAACGAGAGGATCACCCGCCTCATCCACGACACACGCATCCACATCATGCCTTCCATGAACCCCGACGGGTACGAAGTGGCTGCCAAGCAG GGCCCAGACAGCAACGGGTACTTGACGGGGAGGAACAACGCCAACGGAGTGGACTTGAACCGCAACTTCCCTGACCTCAACACGTTCATGTACTACAGCGGGGAAATCAGCGGGCCAAATCACCACATCCCACTGCCCGACAACTGGAAAAGCCAG GTGGAACCGGAGACGTTGGCTGTGATCCAGTGGATCAGCAGCTACAACTTTGTGCTCTCGGCCAACCTGCACGGTGGAGCGGTGGTGGCAAATTACCCCTATGACAAGTCCCAGGATCAGCGGTTCCGAAGCCACCGGCGCACGGTTAACACACCTACCCCTGACGACAAGTTGTTTCAGAAG ctgGCCAAGACCTACTCGTACGCCCACGGCTGGATGCACCGTGGCTGGAACTGTGGGGACTACTTCGCCGATGGCATCACGAATGGGGCATCCTGGTACTCGCTCAGCAAAG GCATGCAGGACTTCAATTACCTCTACACCAATTGCTTTGAAATcaccctggagctgagctgcaaTAAGTTCCCCCCTGAGGAGGACCTGGAGCGGCAGTGGATGGCCAACCGGGAGGCCCTTGTTGCTTTCATTGAAGAG